Proteins from a genomic interval of Nocardioides jishulii:
- a CDS encoding neutral zinc metallopeptidase has translation MRFNPRASLDTGRLSDRGGQGLGGGRNGLPIPGGIKAGGGAGMVIVILLVLAVNFFGGNGGSGIPGGMLDHGAGTDSSRMADSDRYASCRTGADANDDVDCARVAVENSLYAYWSDLFARSGETFRPATMSTFSGATTTGCGQASHQVGPFYCPADQGIYLDTTFFADVLEGQLGGRGGDFVEPYVLAHEYGHHIQNLLGTMGRVRTQRGASSDAVRLELQADCYAGLWTRAAEGTSDVSGVAIIADLDEGDIAEALDSAKAVGDDRIQKRSGGRVEPEGWTHGSSEQRMQWFTRGYESGDLQACDTFGADRL, from the coding sequence ATGCGCTTCAACCCCAGGGCAAGCCTCGACACCGGCCGTCTCTCGGACCGCGGTGGCCAGGGCCTGGGTGGCGGGCGCAACGGCCTCCCCATCCCCGGAGGGATCAAGGCCGGGGGAGGCGCGGGCATGGTGATCGTGATCCTCCTCGTGCTGGCCGTGAACTTCTTCGGCGGCAACGGCGGCTCCGGGATCCCGGGCGGGATGCTCGACCACGGGGCCGGCACCGACAGCTCGCGCATGGCTGACAGCGATCGCTACGCGTCCTGCCGTACGGGCGCCGACGCCAACGACGACGTCGACTGCGCCCGGGTGGCGGTCGAGAACTCCTTGTACGCCTACTGGAGCGACCTGTTCGCGCGCAGTGGCGAGACGTTCCGTCCCGCCACGATGTCCACCTTCTCCGGCGCGACCACGACCGGCTGCGGACAGGCGTCGCACCAGGTCGGTCCCTTCTACTGTCCCGCCGACCAGGGCATCTACCTGGACACCACCTTCTTCGCCGACGTCCTCGAGGGCCAGCTGGGCGGCCGGGGTGGCGACTTCGTGGAGCCCTACGTCCTGGCCCACGAGTACGGACACCACATCCAGAACCTGCTGGGAACGATGGGCCGGGTCCGCACGCAGCGGGGCGCCTCGAGCGACGCCGTACGCCTGGAGCTGCAGGCCGACTGCTACGCCGGGCTGTGGACCCGTGCCGCCGAGGGCACGAGCGACGTCAGCGGTGTCGCCATCATCGCCGACCTCGACGAGGGCGACATCGCCGAGGCACTCGACTCGGCCAAGGCAGTCGGTGACGACCGCATCCAGAAGCGGTCGGGCGGCAGGGTCGAGCCCGAGGGTTGGACCCACGGGTCGTCGGAGCAGCGGATGCAGTGGTTCACCCGCGGCTACGAGTCGGGCGACCTCCAGGCCTGCGACACGTTCGGCGCAGACAGGCTCTGA
- a CDS encoding phosphotransferase family protein: MWQPEPGWQRLPGGPSSVGLWLAREGERLTVVKRLAAPHAHDPDETRQPDHPAYWRRAADVALSGIVDSTPGLRSVTALRIEEDEEGVTLVHPWVEKVELNGLFLARSLGRFADATVDDVPWLARNQLGTRLGLVARRGGWTTLARTPVADVADLLWRHRTRHLERLASHRQVVQHGDPVPANLLGREGDDVVAIDWSSLGIAPAGADLGYLALSVGEEFDPLLDAYVGGLGPGHDAEEVRLAAQVTAVYTVLTRVDWALARVASGEGALAAKFRHPSIAPYIRAMQRQFPQIEALTQQT; the protein is encoded by the coding sequence ATGTGGCAGCCGGAGCCGGGGTGGCAGCGTCTCCCCGGCGGACCGTCCTCCGTCGGACTGTGGCTCGCCCGGGAGGGGGAGCGGCTCACGGTGGTCAAGCGGCTCGCCGCCCCCCACGCCCACGACCCGGACGAGACCCGGCAGCCGGACCATCCGGCGTACTGGCGCCGGGCCGCTGACGTCGCCCTCTCCGGCATCGTCGACTCGACGCCCGGCCTTCGTTCGGTCACGGCGCTGCGCATCGAGGAGGACGAGGAAGGCGTCACCCTGGTCCATCCGTGGGTGGAGAAGGTGGAGCTGAACGGCCTCTTCCTGGCTCGTTCGTTGGGGCGGTTCGCCGACGCCACCGTCGACGACGTCCCATGGCTGGCGAGGAACCAGCTCGGCACACGCCTGGGACTCGTGGCACGCCGAGGTGGCTGGACGACGCTCGCACGTACGCCGGTGGCCGACGTGGCCGACCTCCTGTGGCGCCACCGCACCCGCCACCTCGAACGCCTCGCCTCCCACCGGCAGGTGGTCCAGCACGGAGACCCGGTGCCGGCCAACCTGCTGGGGCGCGAGGGGGACGACGTCGTGGCGATCGACTGGTCGAGCCTGGGCATCGCGCCTGCCGGCGCCGACCTGGGCTACCTCGCGCTCAGCGTGGGGGAGGAGTTCGACCCCCTCCTCGACGCGTACGTCGGTGGCCTGGGCCCTGGTCACGACGCGGAGGAGGTGCGGCTCGCCGCGCAGGTAACGGCGGTCTACACCGTCCTCACCCGGGTGGACTGGGCGCTCGCCCGCGTCGCCTCGGGGGAGGGAGCCCTGGCCGCCAAGTTCCGGCACCCGAGCATCGCGCCCTACATCCGGGCGATGCAACGGCAGTTCCCCCAGATCGAGGCGCTGACCCAGCAGACCTGA
- the sufD gene encoding Fe-S cluster assembly protein SufD, which translates to MTVTDTARDSVAAALEQGKVESHLHPTGSYDVADHAAPTGREEIWRFTPLKRLKGLASDAVFNAPTTEVTHVAPEGVRVETVTGDEAQALRGVSGYKPATLFGARVLSEVPDTLLVDVPAETEVVEPIIVNLTGTDAENTEAGHVVLRFGNFSKAVVVLRHTGSAALAQVVEIRVGDSAQVSVVSLQDWADDATHLTHTEALVGRDAAYKHTAISFGGDLVRMDANVRYSAPGGSAEMLGLYFADEGQHLEHRLFADHNQPRTSSNVMYKGALQGEGAHTVWIGNVLIRKEAEGIETYEENRNLILTDGTLCDSVPNLEIETGEIAGAGHASATARFDDEQLFYLRSRGIDEKEAQRLVVHGFFNDLIRKIGVPAIEEQLVTTVETELAKNLTGKLL; encoded by the coding sequence GTGACTGTTACTGACACTGCCCGCGACTCGGTCGCCGCGGCGCTCGAGCAGGGCAAGGTGGAGTCGCACCTCCACCCCACCGGCTCGTACGACGTGGCCGACCACGCCGCTCCCACGGGCCGTGAGGAGATCTGGCGCTTCACCCCCCTCAAGCGCCTCAAGGGTCTGGCGTCCGACGCCGTCTTCAACGCCCCCACCACCGAGGTCACCCACGTCGCGCCCGAGGGCGTACGTGTGGAGACGGTGACCGGGGACGAGGCCCAGGCGCTGCGTGGTGTCTCCGGCTACAAGCCCGCCACGCTGTTCGGTGCCCGGGTGCTCTCGGAAGTTCCCGACACCCTGCTCGTCGACGTGCCGGCCGAGACCGAGGTCGTCGAGCCGATCATCGTCAACCTCACCGGAACCGACGCGGAGAACACCGAGGCGGGCCACGTGGTCCTGCGCTTCGGCAACTTCTCGAAGGCCGTGGTCGTGCTGCGGCACACCGGTTCCGCGGCGCTGGCCCAGGTCGTCGAGATCCGGGTGGGCGACTCCGCCCAGGTCTCCGTCGTCTCGCTCCAGGACTGGGCCGACGACGCCACGCACCTGACCCACACCGAGGCGCTCGTGGGACGGGACGCGGCGTACAAGCACACCGCGATCTCCTTCGGCGGCGACCTGGTCCGCATGGACGCGAACGTGCGCTACTCGGCTCCCGGCGGTTCGGCCGAGATGCTCGGTCTCTACTTCGCCGACGAGGGGCAGCACCTCGAGCACCGCCTCTTCGCCGACCACAACCAGCCGCGCACCTCGTCCAACGTCATGTACAAGGGCGCGCTGCAGGGCGAGGGGGCCCACACCGTGTGGATCGGCAACGTCCTGATCCGCAAGGAGGCCGAGGGCATCGAGACCTACGAGGAGAACCGCAACCTCATCCTCACCGACGGCACGCTCTGCGACTCGGTCCCCAACCTCGAGATCGAGACCGGCGAGATCGCCGGAGCAGGTCACGCCTCGGCGACGGCCCGCTTCGACGACGAGCAGCTCTTCTACCTGCGCTCGCGCGGCATCGACGAGAAGGAGGCGCAGCGCCTGGTCGTCCACGGCTTCTTCAACGACCTGATCCGCAAGATCGGCGTGCCCGCGATCGAGGAGCAGCTCGTCACCACGGTGGAGACCGAGCTCGCCAAGAACCTGACCGGAAAGCTGCTCTGA
- a CDS encoding acVLRF1 family peptidyl-tRNA hydrolase: MTATVLVPAGRFARWVENFGSRHGATALTTVDGGLQGTAEDSSHFLALLPFGVDHSGAPDPQAFVAALVVPDDWGIVIARRGGFAVARMAGERMVSSKVGQRHVQGRTKAGGQSQQRFARRRDNQAREAWTAAAGHAASHLAGLQGPVVVAGDPAGVETVLADARLTHLVRHQLPDTVGEPRREALLKAVTDALSVRVSVHNAS, translated from the coding sequence CTGACCGCGACGGTCCTCGTCCCTGCCGGGCGTTTCGCCCGGTGGGTCGAGAACTTCGGTTCGCGGCACGGTGCGACGGCCCTGACCACCGTCGACGGAGGTCTTCAGGGCACCGCGGAGGACTCGTCGCACTTCCTCGCGCTGCTGCCCTTCGGCGTCGACCACTCAGGCGCACCAGATCCCCAGGCCTTCGTCGCCGCGCTCGTCGTCCCGGACGACTGGGGCATCGTGATCGCCCGCCGCGGTGGCTTCGCCGTGGCGCGGATGGCGGGGGAGCGCATGGTGTCCTCCAAGGTCGGGCAACGTCACGTCCAGGGGCGCACGAAGGCGGGCGGCCAGAGCCAGCAGCGCTTCGCCCGTCGACGGGACAACCAGGCGCGGGAAGCCTGGACTGCCGCAGCGGGCCACGCCGCGAGCCACCTCGCGGGACTGCAGGGTCCTGTGGTGGTCGCCGGTGATCCGGCCGGGGTGGAGACGGTGCTGGCGGACGCCCGGCTCACCCACCTGGTCAGGCACCAGCTGCCGGACACCGTCGGCGAGCCTCGCCGTGAGGCGTTGCTCAAGGCGGTCACCGACGCACTGAGTGTGCGGGTGTCGGTGCACAACGCGAGCTGA
- the sufC gene encoding Fe-S cluster assembly ATPase SufC: protein MSTLEIKDLHVTVETEDSTKEILKGVTLTIKDGETHAIMGPNGSGKSTLAYTIAGHPKYTVTQGTILLDGEDVLEMSVDERARAGLFLAMQYPVEIPGVSVSNFLRTAKTAIDGEAPKLRTWVKDVNAALAANNLDASFAQRSVNEGFSGGEKKRHEIAQLELLAPKVAVLDETDSGLDIDALKVVSDGVNRFAANGDKGVLLITHYTRILRYIKPDFVHVFVNGRIAEQGGPELADELEATGYDKYVKAAV from the coding sequence ATGAGCACTCTGGAGATCAAGGACCTGCACGTCACGGTCGAGACCGAGGACTCCACCAAGGAGATCCTCAAGGGCGTCACGCTGACCATCAAGGACGGCGAGACCCACGCGATCATGGGCCCGAACGGCTCCGGTAAGTCGACGCTGGCCTACACGATCGCCGGTCACCCCAAGTACACCGTCACCCAGGGCACGATCCTGCTCGACGGCGAGGACGTCCTCGAGATGTCGGTCGACGAGCGCGCCCGCGCCGGCCTCTTCCTGGCCATGCAGTACCCGGTCGAGATCCCCGGTGTGTCGGTGAGCAACTTCCTGCGCACCGCCAAGACCGCCATCGACGGCGAGGCGCCGAAGCTGCGTACGTGGGTCAAGGACGTCAACGCGGCGCTCGCGGCGAACAACCTCGACGCCTCCTTCGCCCAGCGCTCGGTCAACGAGGGCTTCTCCGGTGGCGAGAAGAAGCGCCACGAGATCGCCCAGCTCGAGCTCCTCGCGCCGAAGGTCGCCGTGCTCGACGAGACCGACTCCGGCCTGGACATCGACGCCCTCAAGGTCGTGTCCGACGGCGTCAACCGCTTCGCGGCCAACGGCGACAAGGGTGTCCTGCTGATCACGCACTACACCCGCATCCTGCGCTACATCAAGCCCGACTTCGTGCACGTCTTCGTCAACGGTCGGATTGCCGAGCAGGGCGGTCCTGAGCTGGCCGACGAGCTCGAGGCCACCGGGTACGACAAGTACGTCAAGGCCGCGGTCTGA
- the sufU gene encoding Fe-S cluster assembly sulfur transfer protein SufU: MSAELDSLYQDIILDHYKNPLNSGLREPFGSEVHHVNPTCGDEITLRVQLEGDRIVDVSYHAEGCSISQASTSVMTDLVIGKTVSEAMALHTEFLTLMQGKGQVEPDEEVLEDGIAFAGVAKFPARVKCALLSWMAMKDATAQVLGTNFTEENQ; the protein is encoded by the coding sequence ATGTCTGCAGAGCTCGACTCCCTGTACCAGGACATCATCCTGGACCACTACAAGAACCCGCTGAACTCAGGGCTCCGTGAGCCCTTCGGCAGCGAGGTCCACCACGTCAATCCCACGTGCGGCGACGAGATCACGCTGCGCGTGCAGCTGGAGGGCGACCGGATCGTCGACGTCTCGTACCACGCCGAGGGGTGCTCGATCTCGCAGGCGTCGACCTCCGTCATGACCGACCTCGTCATCGGCAAGACGGTGTCGGAGGCGATGGCGCTGCACACCGAGTTCCTGACCCTGATGCAGGGCAAGGGGCAGGTCGAGCCGGACGAGGAGGTGCTGGAGGACGGCATCGCCTTCGCCGGCGTCGCCAAGTTCCCCGCGCGCGTCAAGTGCGCCCTGCTGTCGTGGATGGCCATGAAGGACGCCACCGCCCAGGTGCTCGGCACCAACTTCACCGAGGAGAACCAATGA
- a CDS encoding non-heme iron oxygenase ferredoxin subunit translates to MAFQRACALGEFREGEAVAVSLDGIDVAVAQAGGEYFAIQDLCSHGHVALSEGEVEDCAIECWMHGSAFDLRTGKPQTLPATEPVATFPVELRGDEIHVDVSTTLNGVTPS, encoded by the coding sequence ATGGCCTTCCAGCGCGCTTGCGCACTGGGGGAGTTCCGTGAGGGCGAGGCCGTTGCGGTGAGCCTGGACGGGATCGACGTCGCGGTGGCCCAGGCGGGTGGCGAGTACTTCGCCATCCAGGACCTGTGCTCCCACGGGCACGTCGCGCTCTCCGAGGGCGAGGTGGAGGACTGCGCCATCGAGTGCTGGATGCACGGGTCGGCCTTCGACCTCCGCACCGGCAAGCCCCAGACGCTCCCCGCCACCGAGCCCGTGGCCACCTTCCCGGTCGAGCTCCGCGGCGACGAGATCCACGTCGACGTGAGCACGACCCTCAACGGCGTCACGCCGTCCTGA
- the sufB gene encoding Fe-S cluster assembly protein SufB produces MTSIEELNPELKGIGRYDFGWADANDAGATAKRGLNEDVVRDISGKKSEPQWMLDMRLKGLKLFHRKPMPTWGSDLGGIDFDNIKYFVRSSEKQAQSWEDLPEDIKNTYDKLGIPEAEKQRLVAGVAAQYESEVVYHSIREDLEEKGVIFVDTDTALREHEELFREYFGTVIPTGDNKFSALNTSVWSGGSFIYVPKGVHVDIPLQAYFRINTENMGQFERTLIIVDEDAYVHYVEGCTAPIYSSDSLHSAVVEIIVKKGGRCRYTTIQNWSNNVYNLVTKRAVCEAGATMEWVDGNIGSKVTMKYPAVYLMGEHAKGETLSIAFAGEGQHQDAGAKMVHAAPHTSSSILSKSVARGGGRTSYRGLIQVNEGAYGSKSNVLCDALLVDQISRSDTYPYVDIREDDVSMGHEASVSKVSDDQLFYLMSRGMEQDEAMAMIVRGFVEPIAKELPMEYALELNRLIELQMEGAVG; encoded by the coding sequence ATGACCTCCATCGAGGAGCTGAACCCCGAGCTGAAGGGCATCGGCCGCTACGACTTCGGCTGGGCCGACGCGAACGACGCCGGTGCGACCGCGAAGCGTGGTCTCAACGAGGACGTCGTCCGCGACATCTCGGGCAAGAAGTCCGAGCCCCAGTGGATGCTCGACATGCGCCTGAAGGGCCTGAAGCTCTTCCACCGCAAGCCCATGCCGACCTGGGGTTCCGACCTCGGCGGCATCGACTTCGACAACATCAAGTACTTCGTGCGGTCGTCGGAGAAGCAGGCCCAGTCGTGGGAGGACCTCCCCGAGGACATCAAGAACACCTACGACAAGCTCGGCATCCCTGAGGCGGAGAAGCAGCGCCTGGTCGCCGGCGTCGCGGCGCAGTACGAGTCCGAGGTCGTCTACCACTCGATCCGTGAGGACCTCGAGGAGAAGGGCGTCATCTTCGTCGACACCGACACTGCGCTGAGGGAGCACGAGGAGCTCTTCCGCGAGTACTTCGGCACCGTCATCCCGACCGGCGACAACAAGTTCTCTGCCCTCAACACCTCGGTGTGGTCCGGCGGCTCGTTCATCTACGTGCCCAAGGGCGTCCACGTGGACATCCCGCTCCAGGCCTACTTCCGCATCAACACCGAGAACATGGGCCAGTTCGAGCGCACGCTGATCATCGTCGACGAGGACGCCTACGTGCACTACGTCGAGGGCTGCACCGCGCCGATCTACTCGTCGGACTCGCTGCACTCCGCGGTCGTCGAGATCATCGTCAAGAAGGGTGGGCGCTGCCGCTACACGACCATCCAGAACTGGTCCAACAACGTCTACAACCTCGTCACCAAGCGCGCGGTCTGCGAGGCCGGCGCGACGATGGAATGGGTCGACGGCAACATCGGCTCCAAGGTCACCATGAAGTACCCGGCCGTCTACCTGATGGGGGAGCACGCCAAGGGCGAGACGCTCTCGATCGCCTTCGCGGGCGAGGGCCAGCACCAGGACGCCGGCGCCAAGATGGTGCACGCCGCCCCCCACACCTCGTCCTCGATCCTGTCGAAGTCGGTGGCCCGCGGCGGTGGTCGTACGTCCTACCGCGGCCTCATCCAGGTCAACGAGGGTGCCTACGGCTCCAAGTCCAACGTGCTGTGCGACGCGCTGCTCGTCGACCAGATCAGCCGCTCGGACACCTACCCCTACGTCGACATCCGCGAGGACGACGTCTCCATGGGTCACGAGGCCAGCGTCTCGAAGGTCAGCGACGACCAGCTCTTCTACCTCATGTCGCGCGGCATGGAGCAGGACGAAGCGATGGCCATGATCGTGCGTGGCTTCGTCGAGCCGATCGCCAAGGAGCTCCCGATGGAGTACGCCCTCGAGCTCAACCGTCTGATCGAGCTCCAGATGGAGGGCGCGGTCGGCTGA
- a CDS encoding NYN domain-containing protein, which translates to MADVNADERVTYVLVDGENIDATLGNSILGRRPRPDERPRWDRLLEWAEDAFDQPARGLFFLAVNDELPMPFIQALTAIGFRPVPLRGEGKVVDIAIQRMAEAIAEREADVALVSHDGDFLPQVRRLCDGTRAVALVGFSEFMNAAFRGLPGLRLVDMEHDVRAFNSRLPRIRVIAIDEFDPMEFL; encoded by the coding sequence GTGGCCGATGTGAACGCCGACGAGCGAGTCACCTACGTCCTGGTCGACGGCGAGAACATCGACGCCACGCTCGGCAACTCGATCCTCGGACGCCGTCCGCGCCCTGACGAGCGCCCCCGGTGGGACCGGCTCCTGGAATGGGCCGAGGACGCCTTCGACCAGCCGGCGCGAGGACTCTTCTTCCTGGCGGTCAACGACGAGTTGCCGATGCCCTTCATCCAGGCGCTGACGGCGATCGGGTTCCGTCCCGTCCCGCTGCGCGGCGAGGGCAAGGTCGTCGACATCGCCATCCAGCGGATGGCCGAGGCCATCGCGGAGCGCGAGGCCGACGTCGCCCTGGTGAGTCACGACGGTGACTTCCTCCCGCAGGTCCGGCGTCTCTGCGACGGCACGCGCGCCGTCGCCCTCGTCGGCTTCTCCGAGTTCATGAACGCGGCCTTCCGCGGCCTTCCGGGACTACGTCTTGTCGACATGGAGCACGACGTGCGTGCCTTCAACTCGCGCCTGCCCCGGATCAGGGTCATCGCGATCGACGAGTTCGACCCGATGGAGTTCCTCTGA
- a CDS encoding ABC transporter ATP-binding protein, with translation MRYGDKVAVDRLSFEVARGTITAVLGPNGAGKTTTLETCEGYRKPQGGSVRVLGLDPQRDRRALLPRIGVMLQSGGAWSGVRAKEMLDHVARLHSHPLDTGMLYERLGLGDCGSTPYRRLSGGQQQRLGLAMALVGRPELVFVDEPTAGMDPMARRTTWELLEELRADGVTVVLTTHHMDEAERLSDLVHIIDHGRVIASGTPRELTSSRKEATLRMVLPVLSAHAHDELSGILGDQLEVTLLDDAVHVSSPADGATLAAVARWYEHHEVLPVSLTLGQRTLEDVFLELTGREITP, from the coding sequence ATGAGGTACGGCGACAAGGTTGCCGTCGACCGCCTGTCGTTCGAGGTCGCCCGGGGCACCATCACCGCGGTGCTCGGCCCCAACGGCGCGGGGAAGACCACGACGCTGGAGACCTGCGAGGGCTACCGCAAGCCGCAGGGCGGGTCGGTGCGCGTGCTCGGCCTCGACCCCCAGCGCGACAGGCGGGCGCTCCTCCCCCGCATCGGTGTGATGCTGCAGTCCGGAGGCGCCTGGAGCGGAGTCCGCGCCAAGGAGATGCTCGACCACGTGGCGCGTCTGCACTCCCACCCGCTCGACACCGGGATGCTCTACGAGCGCCTGGGTCTGGGTGACTGCGGAAGCACCCCCTACCGCCGTCTCTCCGGGGGCCAGCAGCAACGCCTCGGGCTCGCGATGGCGCTGGTGGGTCGTCCGGAGCTCGTCTTCGTCGACGAACCGACCGCCGGCATGGACCCGATGGCGCGGCGTACGACCTGGGAGCTGCTCGAGGAGCTCCGCGCCGACGGCGTGACCGTCGTGCTCACCACCCACCACATGGACGAGGCCGAGCGGCTCAGCGACCTGGTGCACATCATCGACCACGGTCGTGTCATCGCCTCCGGGACGCCGCGCGAGCTGACCAGCTCGCGCAAAGAGGCGACGTTGCGCATGGTGCTGCCCGTGCTGAGCGCCCACGCCCACGACGAGCTGTCAGGGATCCTGGGCGACCAGCTGGAGGTCACGCTGCTCGACGACGCCGTCCACGTCTCCAGCCCCGCCGACGGTGCCACCCTCGCGGCGGTCGCGCGCTGGTACGAGCACCACGAGGTGCTCCCCGTCTCGCTGACGCTCGGCCAGCGCACCCTCGAGGACGTCTTCCTCGAGCTGACCGGACGGGAGATCACGCCATGA
- a CDS encoding aminotransferase class V-fold PLP-dependent enzyme, whose product MTLEGLLPELEVIRKDFPILERTVSGGQPLVYLDSANTSQKPQVVIDTMVDHLERHNANIARAMHALGAESTEAFENGRDRVAAFLNAPSRDEVIFTKNASEALNLVANTLALRGPLQIGEGDEIVITEMEHHSNIVPWQMLAERTGATLRWFGITDDGRLDLSDVDELINERTKVVSFTWVSNMLGTINPVAELAAKAKAVGALVVVDASQAAPQLAVDVQASGADLVAFTGHKVVGPTGIGVLWGRREVLDALPPFLGGGEMIATVSMAKSTYAPLPHKFEAGTPPIVEAVGLGAAVDYLSAVGMEAIHRHEQAITRYALEGLATVPGLSVLGPLDAESRGGAISFEIDGVHPHDVAQVLDTRGIAVRAGHHCAKPAHARFGVQSSTRMSSYLYTTPAEIDALVDGLNYTRSYFKVG is encoded by the coding sequence ATGACTCTCGAAGGACTGCTCCCGGAGCTGGAAGTCATCCGCAAGGACTTCCCGATCCTCGAGCGCACCGTCTCCGGCGGCCAGCCGCTGGTCTACCTCGACAGCGCCAACACGTCGCAGAAGCCCCAGGTCGTCATCGACACGATGGTCGACCATCTGGAGCGTCACAACGCCAACATCGCGCGAGCGATGCACGCGCTCGGCGCGGAGTCGACGGAAGCGTTCGAGAACGGTCGCGACCGGGTGGCGGCCTTCCTGAACGCGCCCTCACGTGACGAGGTCATCTTCACCAAGAACGCCTCCGAGGCGCTCAACCTGGTGGCCAACACGCTCGCGCTGCGGGGTCCGCTCCAGATCGGCGAGGGCGACGAGATCGTCATCACCGAGATGGAGCACCACTCCAACATCGTGCCGTGGCAGATGCTGGCCGAGCGCACGGGAGCGACGCTGCGCTGGTTCGGGATCACCGACGACGGTCGCCTCGACCTGTCCGACGTGGACGAGCTGATCAACGAGCGCACGAAGGTCGTCTCCTTCACCTGGGTGTCGAACATGCTCGGCACCATCAACCCGGTCGCGGAGCTCGCCGCCAAGGCGAAGGCCGTGGGTGCCCTGGTCGTCGTGGACGCCTCGCAGGCCGCGCCCCAGCTGGCCGTCGACGTGCAGGCCAGCGGGGCCGACCTGGTTGCCTTCACCGGCCACAAGGTGGTCGGTCCGACCGGCATCGGCGTCCTGTGGGGCCGCCGCGAGGTGCTCGACGCGCTGCCGCCCTTCCTCGGCGGTGGCGAGATGATCGCCACGGTCTCCATGGCGAAGTCGACCTACGCCCCGCTGCCGCACAAGTTCGAGGCGGGCACGCCCCCGATCGTCGAGGCCGTCGGCCTCGGCGCCGCGGTGGACTACCTGTCGGCCGTGGGCATGGAGGCGATCCACCGCCACGAGCAGGCCATCACCCGCTACGCGCTGGAGGGCCTCGCCACCGTGCCCGGCCTGAGTGTGCTGGGGCCGCTCGACGCGGAGTCCCGAGGGGGCGCGATCTCGTTCGAGATCGACGGCGTGCATCCCCACGACGTGGCCCAGGTGCTCGACACCCGCGGCATCGCGGTGCGCGCCGGTCACCACTGCGCGAAGCCTGCGCACGCACGCTTCGGTGTGCAGAGCTCGACCCGGATGTCGTCGTACCTCTACACGACCCCGGCCGAGATCGACGCGCTGGTCGATGGGCTGAACTACACCCGTTCCTACTTCAAGGTGGGCTGA
- a CDS encoding ArsR family transcriptional regulator, whose protein sequence is MARSILENGPSTAAELAERLQLTPAAVRRHLDLLLGEGVVEGREQKVYGHRGRGRPAKVFALTDTGRDKFDQGYDDLAAQALRFLKETAGDDAVMEFARQRAAFIERDFATFIEQEPDLSPAEVLAKVFTAEGYAASVRALPGAGVVDQLCQQHCPVSHVANEFPQLCEAETEAISRVVGTHVQRLATIAHGDGVCTTCIPKNKEG, encoded by the coding sequence GTGGCCCGCTCCATCCTGGAGAACGGCCCCTCCACCGCCGCTGAGCTGGCCGAGCGGCTCCAGCTCACGCCCGCCGCCGTACGCCGCCATCTCGACCTGCTCCTGGGCGAGGGGGTCGTGGAGGGTCGCGAGCAGAAGGTCTACGGGCACCGCGGCCGCGGTCGTCCCGCCAAGGTCTTCGCGCTCACCGACACCGGCCGTGACAAGTTCGACCAGGGCTACGACGACCTCGCCGCCCAGGCGCTCCGTTTCCTCAAGGAGACGGCAGGTGACGACGCGGTGATGGAATTCGCGAGGCAGCGCGCAGCGTTCATCGAACGTGACTTCGCCACGTTCATCGAGCAGGAGCCCGACCTGAGCCCTGCCGAGGTCCTCGCCAAGGTCTTCACGGCCGAGGGCTACGCCGCCAGTGTCCGGGCCCTGCCCGGTGCCGGAGTGGTGGACCAGCTCTGCCAGCAGCACTGCCCGGTGTCCCACGTGGCGAACGAGTTCCCGCAGCTGTGCGAGGCCGAGACCGAGGCGATCAGCCGGGTCGTCGGCACACACGTCCAGAGGTTGGCCACCATCGCCCACGGCGACGGCGTCTGCACCACTTGCATCCCGAAGAACAAGGAAGGCTGA